TCTTCCCTCTTTTGTGAGATAAGAATATCAGGATGTAATTCAACACTACCTCTTAAGAGGCCGAGTTCCCCCTACAGGAACACCTCCTTTTAATCTTTAACTTCAGTCTTCGTCGGTGGAAATAAAATTCTTCATATGAAAGACTCTCTGTGTGACGACATGTGAAAATATATTCTTGTGTTTAGTTTTGTTTGCTGGGAATAATTCACCAAATTCATAATGCCCTCAAAGGATAATCTAGGACCCATTAAGACTGAGATATGGCTGTGATTGTTGGATATAAATCTGTGTTCCTTGCCCTCCCAGAGTGATTGTATGTGGTGGAAATCTGCGGTCAAACGTGTGTGCCCTCCTGATACCCAGTTTcagcatgtgtatgtgtgcatgtgcccCCTTTTTTTGCCCAGATGTGAAAGACGCTCTTTGTGCGTCATTTGGACACTCAGAAGGGTCGCCTATACAAAATTCCCGCCTGCTGAAGTAATGGCACCGTCGGAAAAGCAACTATTGTAGTTGTGACAATGAAGCGCCTCTCTTCAATGACATTGCGAGAGAAATGTACCCAGTTTGTTTTCTGTCCCTCACTCTTTCTCACTCTTGCTGTCACATTCCCAAGTCCGTGCCCATACATTCTTCCCCTCTGCCCTCTTCTTTCGTCTCAGCCCTCTTTTACCCTGCTTTCTTCTCACCCAAGCCCCTGCTCACACTCGCATCCCTTTCTGCCTCTTCCTCCCTCAACTGTATATTCTCTTACGGCAAGTTAGGTTTATACAGTTTATTAGGCCACAAGACCTGCTACATCGCAAACGCGTTATGCATTTGAGAGATGATAATGAGCTTTCCACCTCAGATGCTGAcgtcctttttgtttttcccctttccaGCTTGCTATTTTGCCACAATGCTGACACAGTCTGTAACATTATGGCCCATGGGGGTGTTAAGAGTCACTGTTCGCATATTTGATCAAATGTCTCAGGGATGAAAGCGACTAACTCAAGCCTGGAACAATCTGGAAAGGAAGAATGGCCTTGATTATTCCGACACTCTGTTGAAAAGGCCAAAGAATGTGCCAAACTGGCTACAGTAGGTTTGTTCTTGCACTCTGATTGTTTGAACAAGGTTGAGATGGCCTTTAGCAGAGCAGAGGAGCAACTGTGTGGCGATGCCAGCTGCCAAACAATCATAACCTGGGAGGCAGTGACGTTCTTGAAGAGCTGGGACTGTTTTCTGCTTTAGTTGCTCTAAAATCAGTCTGAGCGCTGAGGTTTTCACTCGCATACTGTTCTTGCCTGTTGCGCTCTCAAGCAGAATTGTTACTGTTAATAAACAATTACAAGTGTCTGCCAGTTCTTCCAGCTTCGCTCAGACATTGCATATAGTATTTCCTTTGGATAGAGTgactaaaaataaatatattgttcttaaataaacagaaaagcattcaaaagaatgttcaaacacacaaaagaaaatattcACGTAAATAAACCCTTCCCTAGCAACCGACCTTTCCTCATATCATGCTGAATTAGTCACTTCAAGAAAATAGATTCAAATGCTAACGTAAACATATTCATAGATTTTACCACACAAAAGGCTCTGTTAGTCACTCTCATTTTTACTGAAAAAATACAAATGATGATGACACAAATTCTATGATTTAAGAGTTCAAACAAAATGTATTGAACAACATTTTTTAAGGTGTCAAAAGATCTGATAGATGCACTGATTTGAAACAGTGTgtgctgatatatttgtgaTAATCATATTCTTCCTAAGCACGGTGTTTACTATGCTCCAAGTAAAACTAGCCCTGTGTCTCCTTCTGCTCCAGCGATGTAAGGACTGTCTGAACAGGTTGGCCATCGCAGTGATGAACCAGTGGCCAGGAATACACCTGCGTGTGACAGAAGCCTGGGATGAAGATGGCCACCACCCTCAAGGCTCCCTGCACTATGAAGGCCGGGCTGTGGACATAACCACCGATGACCGGGACACAGAGAAGTACGGCCTTCTAGCCCAGCTTGCTGTGGAGGCGGGCTTTGACTGGGTCCACTACGAGTCCAAGTATCACATTCACTGCTCAGTCAAAGCTGGTAAGAAtcatgagggttttttttttcttaatgcaGAATTATGCTGGTAAATTTGTTAAGGAACATCATTTCAGTTTGTGTAGTGCAGAACACAGTCTGTTTTTTATAAATGCTGGCTATTTTTCCTCCTGAAGATCACTCTGTTGCGGTGGAGAGAGGGGGCTGTTTCCCAGGCTGGGCCCGGGTAACTGTTGCAGGAGGGAGGCAGAAGAGTCTTGCATCACTGGCTCCTGGTGAAAGAGTCATGGCTCTGTCTGCGACAGGGCAGGTCGTGTACAGCCAAGTCCTCTTGTTTCTGCACCGGGACCGAGAAACCTCGTCCACCTTTCTGTCTCTGGAGACAAAAGATGGGTACACGCTGACCCTTACGCCACACCACTTGGTCTTTTTAGCCCCCGACTGCAGACACGACAGCCGTGAGTACCAGCCTCGGTTTTCTAGCAGAGCCAAACCAGGAGAGTGCGTCCTGCTGAGTACAGCAGCAGGTCAAGTGTGGCCATCTCAAATCATCTCAGTTTCGGTTAAAGAAAGCATGGGAGTGTACGCGCCCTTGACAGAAGCTGGAACTTTGTTTGTTGACGGGGTGCTGGCGTCCAGTTATGCGCTGGTGGAGGACCACAGACTCGCACACTGGGCTTTTGGACCTCTGCGACTATTCTATTCACTGAAACAGCTGCTCTGGGGGGAGACCGCCGACTTTCAAGAAGCTCTCACTGAGACACATTTGAGCATTTTGACACCAAAGGACAAAGCAAATATAAATGTACACAACGATACTTTAAATGAACAAGACAATCTTGGGGAACCTTGCGCTTCCGGGGTTCGTGAAAAGCACTCCTTGCAGAGACAGAAATCGGACGTTCACTGGTATGCCAGACTTTTATACAGATTTGCTTGTGTCTTTTTAGACTCCAACTCATTCCATGCTTGAAAAGCTGAAACTACAAACATATATTGTACTGGACTATATGCCACACTGGATATTTCAAACATATATACTAaacccttctttttttttccagtaagttaaaaaaccaaaacaacgaTACTGAAATGgcttgtttgtattttacacTATTGTTTGTATTCTGAATCACCATGATAAACATGCTAACACTGTCAAAAATTAAACAGGTTGATACCCAAATTACTGTATCATAATCTATTTGTACATCTTGTcgtttcttttaattatttcatttaaaaatgtaaaaatatacacgttattcaaatgttataggaATGAATTCCCTGGAAAACAGAATCTCTATTTTTGTACTTTCTGAATCATAATATATAAATGTTGcattttattataataattccCCTACTTGTATTGTATGCACTGAGTTGGTGTCAtattataaaacaaataaaaataaaatttaggAAAACAAACACTTGTGTGATTTTTAAATCCTGGGGGCAGGTTATGACTTTTAAGATTATTTACCTTTTACTTGTAAAGCAAATATTCATTGCTTTGTGTGAAAAACAGACATGCCATATGGAAAAGATTGTTTCCCAGGGTCACAATTGAGCTTCATGTATGTCAAAGTTTGCAGCAGTTTCCATGTGGAACTTAAATGTAGGCTGTCGGGTTAATGAGAAGCCCAGGCGTACTTAATATTCTGCACACCGTGCCACCACTTGGACTTTATTACAGACCTGCTCACCTCAACTGTTGCTTCGAGGTTTCGAGGAATATAATAAAAGACACTTCATTGTTCATGCTGCATTGCTCAGAGGTACTGTGTCT
This is a stretch of genomic DNA from Cololabis saira isolate AMF1-May2022 chromosome 12, fColSai1.1, whole genome shotgun sequence. It encodes these proteins:
- the dhh gene encoding desert hedgehog protein, with the translated sequence MKPFWWARLAQLGLLAVWTCIWLVQGCGPGPGYGMRPRHRKLTPMHLKQFFPNFSENNLGASGRAEGKITRNSERFNELVCNYNPDIVFKDEENTNADRFMTKRCKDCLNRLAIAVMNQWPGIHLRVTEAWDEDGHHPQGSLHYEGRAVDITTDDRDTEKYGLLAQLAVEAGFDWVHYESKYHIHCSVKADHSVAVERGGCFPGWARVTVAGGRQKSLASLAPGERVMALSATGQVVYSQVLLFLHRDRETSSTFLSLETKDGYTLTLTPHHLVFLAPDCRHDSREYQPRFSSRAKPGECVLLSTAAGQVWPSQIISVSVKESMGVYAPLTEAGTLFVDGVLASSYALVEDHRLAHWAFGPLRLFYSLKQLLWGETADFQEALTETHLSILTPKDKANINVHNDTLNEQDNLGEPCASGVREKHSLQRQKSDVHWYARLLYRFACVFLDSNSFHA